One window of the Acidobacteriota bacterium genome contains the following:
- the gcvH gene encoding glycine cleavage system protein GcvH — MAFPADYRYTREHEWIKVDGNQATIGITDYAQNSLGDIVFVELPKVGDELTVGKTFGSVESVKAVSDLYAPASGKVVAVNESLTTTPEKINSDAHGTWMLRIQLSNTGEVNKLLSSDDYDKYVKEEGGH; from the coding sequence ATGGCTTTTCCCGCAGATTACCGCTACACCCGCGAACACGAATGGATCAAGGTGGACGGCAATCAAGCCACGATCGGTATTACCGATTATGCTCAAAACTCTCTCGGCGACATCGTCTTTGTGGAGCTACCTAAAGTAGGGGATGAACTCACTGTCGGCAAGACATTCGGCAGCGTGGAGTCGGTGAAGGCAGTCTCTGACCTGTATGCACCCGCCTCGGGCAAAGTTGTTGCTGTAAACGAGTCACTCACGACGACTCCGGAGAAGATTAACTCCGACGCGCACGGCACATGGATGCTGCGCATTCAGCTCAGCAATACCGGCGAGGTGAATAAGCTGCTTTCATCGGACGATTACGACAAATACGTGAAAGAAGAGGGTGGGCACTAG
- a CDS encoding aminomethyl-transferring glycine dehydrogenase subunit GcvPA has translation MRYLPKSPADREVMLREIGVHSVDDFFKAIPAEYRLNRDLKVPRQMAESEIIDYFRERSQENAAGYAVFLGAGAYHHYRPVIIDALVQRGEFLTSYTPYQAEISQGTLQAIFEFQTMICELTGMEIANASMYDGSTGAAEAILMAMRVTGRHESVIARTVHPEYREVIHTYLHHRDMPMTFVGYREESGELKFDELETAVTDRSACVLIQSPNFFGSIEDVAAIAEIAHRKGALLVVSIAEALSLGIVKPPAEADIVSMEAQSFGVPLGFGGPYDGVLAAKEKYVRQMPGRLVGETRDKNGNRGYVLTLSTREQHIRREKATSNICTNQALVALMSTIYMNVYGREGLKDLAKQNLAKAHYAASEFGKKAEVLFPRGKRFNEFVVQSKEDPHAINDRLLEKKIVGGLSLKKFYPELGNASLWCCTEMNTREQIDAAVQAVQA, from the coding sequence TTGCGTTATCTTCCCAAGTCTCCTGCAGACCGCGAGGTGATGTTACGCGAGATCGGCGTCCATTCTGTTGACGATTTCTTCAAAGCTATCCCCGCCGAGTACCGGCTGAATCGCGATCTCAAGGTTCCGCGGCAGATGGCGGAGTCGGAGATCATCGACTACTTCCGTGAGCGCAGCCAGGAGAATGCCGCCGGCTACGCAGTCTTCCTCGGTGCAGGCGCTTATCACCATTACCGACCGGTGATCATCGATGCTTTAGTCCAGCGCGGCGAATTCCTTACTTCGTACACGCCCTACCAAGCGGAGATTTCCCAAGGCACGCTGCAGGCGATCTTCGAGTTCCAGACCATGATTTGCGAGCTCACGGGAATGGAGATCGCCAACGCCTCGATGTACGACGGCAGCACCGGAGCTGCAGAGGCGATTTTGATGGCAATGCGTGTCACAGGACGCCACGAATCGGTAATCGCGCGCACCGTACATCCGGAATATCGCGAGGTGATCCACACCTATCTTCACCACCGCGATATGCCGATGACCTTTGTTGGCTATCGGGAAGAGAGCGGCGAACTCAAGTTCGATGAACTCGAGACGGCTGTTACCGACCGGAGCGCATGCGTCCTGATTCAGAGCCCGAACTTCTTTGGCTCAATCGAAGATGTCGCGGCGATTGCCGAGATTGCCCATCGCAAGGGCGCGCTGCTCGTGGTCTCGATCGCCGAAGCGCTATCACTCGGGATCGTGAAGCCTCCGGCCGAAGCGGACATCGTCTCCATGGAGGCGCAGTCTTTCGGGGTGCCGCTCGGATTTGGCGGTCCCTACGATGGCGTGCTCGCAGCGAAGGAAAAGTACGTTCGTCAAATGCCTGGTCGTCTTGTCGGTGAAACCAGAGACAAAAATGGAAACCGAGGCTATGTGCTCACGCTCTCCACGCGCGAACAGCATATTCGGCGGGAGAAGGCGACTTCGAACATCTGCACGAACCAGGCGCTGGTTGCGCTGATGTCCACGATCTACATGAATGTCTATGGACGCGAGGGCCTCAAGGACCTCGCCAAGCAGAACTTGGCGAAGGCGCACTACGCTGCCAGCGAGTTCGGCAAGAAAGCCGAAGTGCTGTTCCCGCGCGGAAAGCGGTTCAATGAATTCGTGGTCCAGAGTAAAGAAGATCCGCACGCGATCAACGACCGTTTGCTGGAGAAGAAGATCGTTGGTGGATTGTCGCTGAAGAAGTTCTATCCCGAATTGGGCAATGCGTCGCTCTGGTGCTGTACTGAAATGAATACACGTGAGCAGATCGATGCCGCAGTCCAGGCGGTGCAGGCATGA
- a CDS encoding aminomethyl-transferring glycine dehydrogenase subunit GcvPB (acts in conjunction with GvcH to form H-protein-S-aminomethyldihydrolipoyllysine from glycine; forms a heterodimer with subunit 1 to form the P protein) — MIRKVSQHVNQNEGLIFEKSSPGKKAYKLPPLDVPEVDAEKLLGEQAREDVGLMPEVSEIEIIRHFTRLSTWNYAIDLGMYPLGSCTMKYNARVNEFVARLEGIGNAHPYQPEKISQGALRIIKTLQECLCDITGMDSITLQPAAGAHGEFTGILLIRAYHESRGNPRKKIIIPDSAHGTNPATAAICGYHIINLKSNSEGMVDASLLASVVDDSVAGMMLTNPSTIGVFEQEIHRIADVLHEKGALLYMDGANMNALVGKTRPGDFGVDVMHLNLHKTFSTPHGGGGPGCGPVACKKILERFLPTPVLTARTDGKLGFEYNRPQSIGRVRAFYGNFGMFVRALAYILANGPDGLRQTTEDAVLNANYIRKKLEGIYELPYKTGSMHEVVFSDRLQTQNGVRTGDIAKRLIDYGFHPYTTSFPLIVPGALMIEPTESESKEELDLFIEAMKSIAQEVQDDPQLVVSAPHNTRVARMDETTAARKPILRWKPEQKAEAAPTPKAELVETR, encoded by the coding sequence ATGATCCGAAAGGTCTCACAGCATGTCAACCAGAACGAAGGGCTGATCTTCGAGAAGTCCTCCCCGGGCAAGAAAGCCTATAAGCTGCCGCCGCTCGATGTGCCGGAAGTTGATGCCGAGAAGCTACTCGGGGAACAGGCACGCGAAGACGTCGGGCTAATGCCCGAGGTGAGCGAAATCGAGATTATCCGCCACTTTACCCGGCTCTCGACCTGGAACTACGCCATCGATCTCGGGATGTATCCGCTGGGCTCATGCACGATGAAGTACAACGCTCGCGTGAACGAGTTCGTCGCGCGACTTGAAGGGATCGGCAACGCACATCCCTATCAGCCCGAGAAGATTTCGCAAGGCGCATTGCGGATCATCAAGACGCTGCAGGAGTGCCTGTGCGATATCACCGGCATGGACTCGATCACACTCCAGCCTGCTGCCGGGGCGCATGGTGAGTTCACCGGCATCCTCCTGATCCGCGCTTATCACGAATCACGAGGAAACCCGCGCAAAAAGATCATCATTCCCGACTCGGCACATGGCACGAATCCGGCCACGGCAGCGATCTGCGGATATCACATCATTAACTTGAAGTCGAACTCGGAAGGCATGGTCGATGCCAGTCTGCTCGCATCAGTCGTCGACGACAGTGTCGCCGGAATGATGCTCACGAACCCCAGCACGATCGGCGTTTTTGAGCAGGAGATTCACCGCATCGCCGATGTCCTGCACGAGAAGGGTGCTCTTCTTTATATGGACGGCGCCAATATGAACGCGCTCGTAGGGAAGACACGCCCAGGTGATTTCGGTGTGGATGTGATGCACCTGAATCTACACAAGACATTCTCGACGCCACATGGCGGGGGAGGTCCCGGCTGCGGTCCAGTCGCCTGCAAGAAAATCCTCGAACGATTCCTGCCGACTCCCGTGCTGACCGCCCGCACGGATGGCAAGCTCGGCTTCGAGTACAACCGCCCGCAGTCGATCGGACGCGTGCGCGCCTTTTACGGCAACTTCGGAATGTTTGTGCGCGCGCTGGCCTACATCCTCGCGAATGGTCCCGACGGTCTGCGTCAAACCACAGAAGATGCCGTGCTCAATGCCAATTACATTCGCAAGAAGCTCGAAGGCATCTACGAGCTGCCGTACAAGACAGGATCCATGCACGAGGTTGTCTTTAGCGATCGCCTGCAGACACAGAATGGCGTCAGGACTGGAGACATCGCCAAGCGCCTCATTGACTATGGCTTCCACCCGTACACAACCTCATTTCCGCTAATTGTTCCTGGCGCCCTCATGATCGAGCCAACCGAAAGCGAGTCGAAGGAAGAACTCGACTTGTTTATTGAGGCGATGAAGTCGATAGCCCAAGAAGTGCAGGACGATCCACAACTCGTGGTCAGCGCCCCACATAACACCCGCGTAGCGCGCATGGATGAAACCACAGCAGCGCGCAAACCGATCCTGCGCTGGAAACCAGAGCAGAAGGCGGAAGCCGCGCCGACGCCGAAGGCGGAATTAGTGGAAACGCGATAG
- a CDS encoding cytochrome C has product MFDVKSSRCRTFMRPFPFLTGLIVFLTAVTGFSADKAIDELYHAKCVWCHGNNGRGARVGRDLGTKLFQDPEMAKLSVSDFAKIIKNGKNNMPAFRKQLSDRQINALAKYVKELK; this is encoded by the coding sequence ATGTTCGATGTAAAATCCTCGCGTTGCAGAACGTTTATGCGACCGTTCCCATTCTTGACCGGCCTGATCGTTTTCTTAACTGCAGTTACCGGTTTCTCCGCCGACAAAGCCATCGACGAGCTCTATCATGCGAAGTGTGTCTGGTGTCATGGAAACAATGGTCGAGGAGCGAGGGTTGGCAGAGACTTAGGGACGAAATTATTTCAGGATCCTGAAATGGCAAAGCTCTCCGTCTCTGATTTTGCGAAAATCATCAAGAACGGTAAGAACAATATGCCTGCTTTCAGGAAGCAGCTCTCCGACAGACAAATCAATGCATTGGCAAAATACGTTAAAGAGTTGAAATAG